The Eremothecium gossypii ATCC 10895 chromosome IV, complete sequence genome contains a region encoding:
- the SSK1 gene encoding mitogen-activated protein kinase kinase kinase SSK1 (Syntenic homolog of Saccharomyces cerevisiae YLR006C (SSK1)) gives MGEQLTVRGVVSPLTPATTQRVVHQHRGGSGGCRKMWMRLETAGGGAETGGTINEAIAVPFDEGDTVDDLKVGLLQRLRQTRWSQQRDGTCIAVGFYCRCTHAESVATAPPGLVAPQALRAGRFVPRSGTLGGQLTDGDSAGHDSPQSPQAASRMQSPSSLQGLWCGQTTLPPADIEPVAYISARGLLETTHNQFVSAHERPQFPAQDRFDRNKIFGSGARRRAWSGQSMIPPGGSPSPSHFHRQAPPVHAHKVLFEPDVPVSAISQTIFGGSQRSREALVVFFDTVPSCLPLESPVSSPVSSPVSKHSSVRGSHLTLSPGPAASSELTGPPHLDMPFAYRQSSDELHAKLDTELLANPLLHNLPPVKENFKLITDIEQLRQLSSTMGHKLGSPLRQAILLLPKHIREHVKTEEDGSETQIRPSEPVPAATSSSAPAPAPTCDSSSGYFSLEPPVGACPGFQSEQINARVPGSSAEDALSYFSVHGDANLRDASVPSNQTRDRVFPKINVLIVEDNIINQAILSSFLRKHKISYEIAKNGVEAVEKWRKGGIHLILMDLQLPLLSGIDAAKQIRNLERANGICAFQKHCEARSQETYSELNRAKFRAPVIIVALTAFSSHADRNEALVAGCNDYLTKPVNLDWLSNKITEWGCMQALIDFDGWTKGESRMTDNVLLKPQLTACRSHNSVNNSMSAGATITSPASGDATATPGTPIGTLAATMIPTPNPMAKLADTSDSHTLACEWKEN, from the coding sequence ATGGGAGAACAGCTCACGGTCAGAGGCGTGGTATCGCCGCTAACGCCTGCCACAACACAGCGGGTAGTGCACCAGCACCGCGGGGGCTCTGGTGGGTGCAGGAAGATGTGGATGCGGCTAGAAACGGCGGGGGGAGGTGCGGAGACAGGCGGGACCATCAATGAGGCAATCGCAGTGCCATTCGATGAGGGCGACACGGTGGACGACCTTAAGGTGGGTTTGCTACAGCGGCTACGACAAACGCGATGgtcgcagcagcgggaTGGGACATGCATAGCTGTGGGGTTCTATTGCCGCTGCACGCACGCGGAGAGCGTTGCGACGGCGCCGCCGGGCCTTGTGGCACCGCAGGCTCTGCGCGCCGGGCGCTTTGTGCCGCGGTCGGGCACGCTGGGCGGGCAACTCACGGACGGCGACTCGGCGGGGCACGACAGCCCGCAGAGCCCGCAGGCGGCAAGCAGGATGCAATCGCCGTCGTCTCTGCAGGGCCTGTGGTGCGGGCAGACTACGCTGCCGCCAGCGGATATTGAGCCAGTGGCGTACATAAGTGCACGCGGCCTCCTGGAGACGACGCATAACCAGTTTGTGTCCGCGCACGAGCGACCGCAGTTTCCCGCGCAAGATCGATTCGATCGAAACAAGATATtcggcagcggcgcccGGAGGCGTGCCTGGAGCGGACAATCCATGATACCTCCAGGAGGGAGCCCCTCGCCGTCGCACTTCCACCGCCAGGCGCCACCCGTGCACGCACATAAGGTTCTCTTCGAGCCCGATGTGCCCGTGTCAGCGATTTCCCAGACCATTTTTGGAGGTAGCCAGAGAAGCCGCGAGGCACTTGTGGTTTTCTTTGACACTGTTCCCAGTTGTTTGCCCCTAGAGTCGCCGGTTTCATCTCCTGTCTCGTCCCCGGTTTCTAAACATAGCTCCGTTCGCGGAAGTCATCTTACCCTATCTCCAGGCCCCGCGGCTTCCAGCGAGCTCACCGGGCCGCCCCATCTCGACATGCCATTTGCCTACCGCCAGAGCTCAGATGAGCTGCATGCGAAACTCGATACAGAACTCTTGGCCAACCCACTGCTTCATAATTTGCCACCGGTAAAGGAGAACTTTAAATTGATAACTGACATAGAGCAGTTGCGACAACTCTCTAGCACGATGGGACACAAGCTAGGCAGCCCTTTGCGGCAGGCCATCTTGCTTCTACCCAAGCACATTCGCGAGCACGTCAAAACAGAAGAGGATGGCAGCGAGACACAAATCCGGCCGTCCGAGCCTGTCCCGGCCGCCACAAGCTCTtcggcgcccgcgcccgcgcccacGTGCGATTCGTCTTCGGGTTACTTTTCGTTGGAACCGCCTGTAGGCGCGTGCCCGGGGTTTCAGAGTGAACAGATAAACGCCAGGGTTCCCGGCAGCAGTGCTGAAGACGCACTTTCATATTTCTCTGTACATGGGGACGCTAACTTACGAGACGCTTCCGTGCCCTCCAACCAGACACGTGATCGGGTGTTCCCGAAGATCAACGTACTCATTGTCGAGGATAATATCATCAATCAAGCGATTCTCTCATCTTTCCTAAGAAAACATAAGATCAGTTACGAAATAGCCAAGAACGGCGTTGAAGCAGTGGAAAAATGGAGAAAAGGTGGGATACATTTGATTCTAATGGACCTACAGCTGCCTCTCTTATCTGGAATAGATGCTGCAAAGCAGATACGGAACTTGGAACGCGCGAACGGTATATGTGCGTTCCAAAAACATTGTGAGGCGCGCAGCCAAGAAACTTACAGCGAACTCAACCGGGCGAAATTTCGCGCACCGGTGATTATTGTTGCACTGACCGCTTTTTCCTCGCATGCTGACCGCAACGAAGCGTTGGTGGCGGGATGCAACGACTATTTAACGAAACCTGTCAATCTGGATTGGTTGAGTAACAAAATCACGGAGTGGGGCTGCATGCAGGCATTGATAGACTTCGATGGCTGGACGAAAGGTGAAAGCCGGATGACGGACAACGTTCTCCTCAAGCCACAATTGACAGCGTGCCGCTCACACAACTCCGTGAATAACTCGATGTCCGCAGGCGCAACCATCACCTCGCCGGCGTCTGGTGACGCCACTGCAACTCCAGGGACCCCAATCGGCACCCTGGCTGCAACTATGATCCCCACACCTAATCCAATGGCAAAGCTTGCCGATACTTCAGACAGCCACACACTGGCATGTGAATGGAAGGAGAACTGA
- the NSE1 gene encoding Smc5-Smc6 complex subunit NSE1 (Syntenic homolog of Saccharomyces cerevisiae YLR007W (NSE1)) yields MTETTRDDRRRLLLQCILRARGAVHEQVLAQCLGALGGDGGELGTYVTEMNVRLRGLGYQVKRVTHALGRRYAGEQAGAEGGRFYVYVNVGASREAELATTFRPAELEFVKWAIAQVGTLGPLEAAGEQAGSAAEREVDRVLAAWQGEPCRLPQRATYAERAKTLLTYAELASSDIERLLTRLCELKWFYRTAEGSYGFDLRFLVELEEYLLENHMLMPCSTCEHVVAQGVLCTGCVAKRRDEGGCWAAWHVDCFDYQVTHVTPQCPSCEADILTAGAYLV; encoded by the coding sequence ATGACGGAGACGACGCGCGACGATAGacggcggctgctgctgcagtgCATCCTGCGGGCGCGGGGGGCGGTGCACGAGCAAGTGCTGGCACAGTGCCTGGGCGCGCTGGGCGGCGACGGGGGAGAGCTGGGGACATACGTAACGGAGATGAACGTGCGGTTGCGGGGGCTGGGGTACCAGGTGAAGCGGGTGACTCACGCGCTGGGGCGGCGGTACGCGGGGGAGCAGGCAGGCGCGGAGGGCGGGCGCTTCTACGTGTATGTGAACGTGGGGGCGTCGCGCGAGGCGGAGCTGGCGACGACGTTTCGGCCTGCGGAGCTGGAGTTCGTGAAGTGGGCGATCGCACAGGTGGGCACGCTGGGGCCACTGGAAGCGGCGGGCGAGCAGGCCGGGTCTGCAGCGGAACGTGAGGTCGACCGCGTGCTGGCCGCGTGGCAGGGGGAGCCCTGCCGCCTGCCTCAGCGCGCGACCTACGCGGAACGCGCGAAGACGCTGCTGACATACGCGGAGCTCGCGTCCTCCGACATCGAACGGCTGCTGACACGCCTGTGCGAGCTGAAGTGGTTCTACCGTACGGCCGAGGGCAGCTACGGCTTCGATCTGCGGTTCCTGGTTGAACTGGAGGAATACCTGCTGGAAAACCACATGCTGATGCCCTGCAGCACGTGCGAGCACGTTGTTGCACAGGGCGTCCTTTGCACGGGCTGCGTCGCCAAGCGCCGCGACGAGGGCGGCTGCTGGGCTGCATGGCACGTAGACTGCTTTGACTACCAGGTCACACACGTCACGCCGCAGTGCCCCTCCTGCGAGGCCGACATTCTGACGGCAGGGGCGTACCTGGTGTGA
- the PAM18 gene encoding Pam18p (Syntenic homolog of Saccharomyces cerevisiae YLR008C (PAM18)), translated as MAPPTIEIPQLPIPGEDNSAHPAQQIRLEQAAVPQQKRGMDLYFDKVVDFVGEHPVVGGIGGFVALYAAAGLWRAVSIRMNGGKEATKFLKGGFDPKMNTKEALAILNLTESTLTKKRVKDVHRKIMLANHPDKGGSPYLATKINEAKDFLEKRGIRK; from the coding sequence ATGGCACCACCTACTATCGAGATCCCGCAGCTGCCCATTCCAGGAGAGGACAACTCGGCACACCCGGCGCAGCAAATCCGGCTCGAGCAGGCAGCTGTGCCTCAGCAGAAGCGAGGCATGGACCTATACTTCGACAAAGTGGTCGACTTCGTCGGCGAGCACCCCGTTGTCGGCGGAATCGGCGGGTTTGTCGCCCTATACGCCGCAGCAGGGCTGTGGAGGGCCGTCAGCATCCGCATGAACGGCGGCAAGGAGGCGACGAAGTTCCTGAAGGGGGGCTTCGACCCCAAGATGAACACGAAGGAGGCGCTGGCCATCCTGAACCTGACCGAGAGCACGCTGACGAAGAAGAGGGTCAAGGACGTGCACCGGAAGATCATGCTCGCGAACCACCCGGACAAGGGCGGATCGCCATACCTTGCCACAAAGATCAACGAGGCCAAGGACTTCTTGGAGAAGCGCGGAATCCGCAAGTAA